TATTGCCATTCTTCTCAAAAAATTATTATTCTCATTAGCTTTTTAAATAGGTTTATTTTGTCCTGTTGTGGGCCAAAGTAGTAGagaattacatttttaattatttttttcaaaCAATGCAAACGTGTCAATTCTTTAGAGCTTACAAATTTCTCTCTTTTTTGATTAAAATCCTCAACCTAAAACACCAGGAAGGGTTGTGGTGTTTATGTTACTATTTTTAAGGTTTTCCATTTTGTTGAAATTCCTGATTATAGTTTTAAATGTATAAAACTTCCTATAATAATAGTATTATTTAGTAGTATGTCGTTTGTATATTTAAACATGGAGGAAGGCAAAGTGGTATGTTTCCATGATATAATTTATGGATTTTTACTGAACTGGGTTTCTACTAATTCTTTTGTTAAGTTAAAGTCATGAATATTTAATGGTTTTAGTAGTGATAACATGACATGTTGCATGTTATTCATGATAGTTTAATATagttttaattttattattcAAGATTTTTAGTATGTTATTACTAAGGTTCCTTTATTAGCAACATTTATATGTTCAAATGCTTACAAGCACAGTGGTGATTAAAGAATATTCCCTTTGTGTAAGTATATCATTGTGTTCTGTATCAGTGTTTACTTAATCCTGTATAAGGACCTCACGAATTAGCAGTTCAACACTAACATGGTGAGAGTTCAGATATTTAAcagaaagacgcgcctcccAATTACCTCTGatgtgttttgtgattggccagatgcagttcgattagctctgggAGTTTGTTTCCTCATCCTAAGTATCCGGATGCATTCCCgacctgaatttcaacccgaacctgaatttttacCCGAACCTAAATGTTAacttgaatttttgcatacctgaatgaatttcacagactgtttttttacaagtaataatggtttcaggttcaggttctggtgacactaaaatAGCTCCATAATAAATGTTCTTACTTGCAAACATGggatttttatgttttgttaATAGAGTTTTCAACTAGTTCCTTAGAGCCACTTTACGAATAGGCTATGGTTCGACTTTTAGAGCCACTTTACGAATATGGTTCGACTTGTCCTTTTTAACTATATGAGAATTTCTTAACTTGTGTCCTACCTGAAAGAAAAGAGTTAGAATGCGGTGCAGAGTCCATCAGAAACTTTACCTCCGGGTACATAAATTTGATTCACACATATGAGCAGCAGTAGTTCAGCCGAATGATGAAACGGAGAAACGATACCAAGTGACGTGAGTATTTCCCCGCCTTCTAAGAACAGTGATTGGTTCTTCGCAGTGCTTCTAAGAACAGTGATTGGTTCTTCGCAGTGCTTCTAAGAACAGTGATTGGTTCTTCTCAGTGCTTCGTAATATTTAGCTTTCGTTGGTATTTCAGCCTTCTGTCATCTTGCACGCGCGAGTGAACAACCTTCACGAGGTAACGCCAGCGCACGTTAAATCGAGTACTGTCGCACACAATGGTGTTATAcgtgtatatacatatacgtgtgtttgATTTATTGATCAGTTTCCTCTCATTAACGAGCAGGAGTCTGTGAAAGTTGCCCCACAGTGATCAGGAAATGGCCCAAACACAAACCCCACTACCATAACACTGAACACGTTTCTGAACCAGATGTTCGTTATATGTTCCATAACTCACTGTCGTTACTCTCTAGTATTGATGCTGTTTTCTGTTCCATGCGTGTTCATCTGTAGGCACTTAAAATGAGTGTCGGATTCATCGGAGCTGGCCAGTTGGCTCATGCGTTGGTAAAGGGCTTCGCAGCTTCAGGTACAAGTTCCTCCGAGAGCAGAAGGAGCCCTTTCGTATGTCTTTCCTGAACCTCTTATACCGATTATGGGAATAAAATCTGATCTGCCTCTCCGTCGTTAGGTGTAATTGCTACACACAAGATAATCGCTAGTTCCCCTGAAACCAACCTACCAACTGCCACTGCTCTTAGGGTAAGCTGTGGAATATCTAAGTGGTGTTTCTTGTCGTGAACGCTATGGGTAGGTTGCGATATTCAATGGTGAAAGTTCCTGTCCACTTAGAAAATGGGAGTGAATGTGACTACCAGCAACAAAGAAACCGTGAGCAGAAGTGATGTCTTGTTTCTGGCCGTCAAGCCACATATTATTCCATTTGTGTTGGATGAAATTGGACCAGATATTGAAGAGCGTCACCTCATTGTCTCCTGTGCTGCAGGTGTTACCATCAGCTCTATAGAGAAGGTATGTAAGACATTATAAACACATAAATAAATTTGTTTGTAGTTACAAATAATACTGATGGTATTGCAAAGCCTCAAATTCATGCACAAAAAGTTTACTTTGTGTTGAGCAATCTCGGCTAACTcttcaagcaaaaaaaaaaacaacatcttAATGCTAACCATATCCGTGGACTCtagtcagatcagtgttggtgtgctgAGAATTCCTCCATGACCCACAGAAACTGCTTCAGTACCACACGGCACCCAAGGTGATCCGATGTATGTCAAACACACCAGTAATGGTGCGAGAGGGAGCCACGGTGTACgctgcaggcacacacacggaGCTGGAGGACACCAAGCTGCTGGAGCAGCTCATGAGGAGCGTGGGCTACTgtatggaggtggaggaggacctgATAGACGCGGTTACGGGCCTCAGTGGCAGCGGCCCGGCCTATGTGAGTGGGGCGGGTGGGGTTGGTGTTCCAACTGAGGATCAATGAGCCTGTGTGGACACTCCTTTCCTCTGAATCTAGAAGGATGGCTCCTGTGTCTTCAGGCATGAGGCCATGTGTCCTGTTGTGTATGTATGGAGCTGGGCTGAATACGCCCTTAACTCCACATGACCCAGTGCAGTATCCTTCAGGAAAAGTACAACGCTATGACATGCTGATTTATCTTTCAACAGGCTTTCACTGCGGTAGATGCACTTGCTGACGGAGGTGTGAAGATGGGTCTTCCCAGAAGGCTGGCTGTTCGACTTGGAGCGCAGGCGCTTCTGGTTAGAGCCTCATCCAGATtccatattattatatttatttaatctGATCGGTAGCAATATGTCTGTGATTAACAATTGCAGTCATGTTTTTAGGGTGCAGCGAAAATGCTGCTGGACTCTGAGCATCACCCTGGTCAGCTGAAGGATAATGTGGCGTCACCAGGGGGCGCTACTATCCATGCACTGCACGTCATGGAGAGCGGAGGTTTCCGTAGCCTGCTTATAAACGCAGTAGAAGCGTCATGTATCAGAACCAGGTTAGCAGATGGACAAAATTGGACAGTCTCTGGTTTTTATTGTTTCATTGGTGCTTCTTGCTATTAGAAGCAGTGTTTCCTAATCTGGAGTCTCAGTATTCTTTTTCTACAATATTTCTTTCTAGAAAGTATTAATATCTGTTTATTGTGGAATTATTTTCAgctgttatttatttttgtcataCCAACGACCATAGCAGAGCATCACATGAGTATCACTGAGAGCTGAAATTAAGTTCTACGGAAAgtcattttggattttttttttttgtgtgtgtgtctctaaaCGTTGAATCACTTCACTTCATTGTCTTTCCGTGCGTTGACAGGGAGCTCCAGCACTTGGCTGATCAGGAGAAGATTTCCCCCGCTGCCATCAAGAAAACAACCCTGAAGAAGGTGCTGCAGCAGCCTGGGGTTACGGGGGTGACGGGGGTTGGAGTCCCGACCGGCATCAGCCTCTTCAACAGCCATAACTCCAAACAGAAGGGAAACTCAGGCCAGGATTAGAACGCTTGCACACAGGTCTGTGTTTACCAAGTACAAATATGAGGACTCTTCAAATGCCTGGATCATTCTATTTATTTCTTTCCCCCATTTTCATTACTTTAATTTCAGTCGCACACTATAAATGTCCTGTCCTATAGCGCACTCTCAGGACACTGCATGACATACTCACAGCTGTGGTCATGGCAGTGCAGTGGAAGGGGGAGCTTGACCTCTGTAGTGCTACAGTACTGATATCTACATCATTAGACTATATAATGAATATTCAGCATTTTCACCCACAGCTTGAGTCATTTTGAAGAAGCCACACATGCCACTTTAACAACCATAGGCATAGAAACACTGTTGTGATGCATTTTCCTTAGAGGTTGCACCAAAAAACATTTAGTGGTCATTAACTGGTCAGTAAGATTATATTGCAGTATTGTCTCAAACGACCCACAAGCATGTAGCATGTTTCAGCCTATTTTCTGCACTTTTTAATAATATTTTCATACAATAAATTATGGATATCTGCATTGGAGAGAAATGATATCACATAAGATCGGACATTTGCGAATCATTCTCGTCGCATTGTTACTTGTTAACAGATTAAGACTTTAAAATGAAGTACAATGTTTTTGACACTGATCTACAAATGTACCTTGTTCACCAGTGGTGATCCATAGCCATCCATAGCTAGTACAAGAGATCACAATTGGCTCTGCCCACTAGGTTTGAAGGGACAGAGTAGTTCTCTTCCTGTTGATCAGAGCGATTCTGGCCAGGCCGTAGGTGTTAGGTTGATACTGAGGTGAGCAGCTGTCCTCCAGGCACGTGCTTTGTCCCACAGTGACTGACTGCACATGCCATTGAGAAAACGCGTAGTAGCCTCACCAAACCAGCTCGGTAGCCTGGGTCTGATGGATGAAGTGGTGTAGAAATACAATAGAAGTGCACGATTCACCCAGATGGAGTTAGTTTTGACTAGAATCTACATGAAACTCTATGGCAAGACCTCAGATGTGTCGTGAATTGCCACTCTGCAACTTACCTGACAGCTGAGGGATGATATCACTTATTCCATGTGTTCCAAGTGAAAACACATTTTCAAGAAACTACCTGCTACAATAGAAAATATTTGCATCTATTACTCTTGCCCAAAGGAGTCAAAATTTACATTTTGTAAAAACAAAGTAAATAAAAGAATATTTAAATACTCTTGACTTTCCAAGCCATTGTACAGTGAATATTGTAACTTTGTGAAAGTGGATTGCTTTATTTAGTCATTCACAGTAAAAGTAATAACAGTTAACAGTGCAGTAACTAAATGGACTACTGTTCATGTTCAAAACTGTCCTTAAGCTTTATTGGGACTCGTTTAATGGACAGGATGGTAATCTACAAAAAGCAGTAACTCCTGCCATGTTGCAGTTCTGAAGTTTGGGTTTAAGGTCATTTCTGCTATAGCCAATCTGAGTTTAAGCCTATCTGAGTTGTAAAACTCCTCTATAAACTTTATGTAAGAACTAGTGGAAGGATTGTAGCCTATTTTAATTTAAGTAATTCATGATGTTGACATTAATATAGTCTTATTCCTGTGAAAACCAAGCCTGTGAAATCTGCTGCAGAAACAGAAGAACAGCATTCACGTAGATACAGAAGAAAGCCTTCTCTATCAGGTCTGCCAGCTTCGTCCAGGGTTGAGGCTGTTGCTGCTCCTGTATGTCAGCAGATGAGAGATGCAGACGTGTTTTCCGAAGCTCCTCGCTAATGTGCTTGAGATGCTGGAAAGTGTTCAACACCTCACTGCTGTCTGCAGCGGAGTGTGGAGAGGCTTCACTGTGCTCCACAGCTGtgagcagaaaagaaaaaaacgtaCATCACTAACCAATCAACATCCAACATGGCTGTGGTCAGTTACGTTTCAGATCGTTCAGTGCGATGCATGACGTTCAGCTCACATCCTCATTTTCACATGTTTAGGCAGTTTAATTCTCAGTGTAGCTAATCTCATGTCAATACTGATTGAATTCACACAGATGGTCTTGGTCTTGAGGCACCGAAGCTTACAAGGATGAGCAGCATGAGTCATAGTTTCATCAGGTTTGTTTGGGATTGTCCGAGTATCACGGCTCTTGAGAAAAATCACAAGTATGGTCTTCAGGAGGCCAACAATCATGAAGGTGAAAATTACACTGCAGTAGACCCCTAAGATAAATGCACAGAGAGCTCTGATTGACAAAATAGCTAATGTAATATTTCAAAGATGAtagacattttattttatttttcctttttattttacCTTTACCATTTTAATCACACAGACCAAGAAATGTAGTTGTAATACTTATGCAGAATTAACAGCATATCAAATGTAGACAAACCTATCAGTGGAATCTTTGCAGAGGTGGAGGGCAATGTGTCACGGATGATTACCAGAAAAACTGTGGTTGCCAAGAGTAGTGTCAGCTTAAAGCTCAACTTTTCTCTTTCATACTTAGGAATGTAGTAAGAAGCCACATCCAATACCAGGAGGAATAAGACAGGCAGCAGGAAAATAATCACATACAGTAAGGGTCTCCTCTTTATGGTAACCTATATGTAGAAAATAATGTACAATTTATTCTGCAGTTACAGTTGAGTTTCTACAAGTTCTCAAAGAAAGAATCGATCACAAACAGTACCATGTATGTGAGCTGGTCCCACTCCTTTCCAGAGGCCTGCAGCTGAGTCTTGGACATACTAATGTTAAGGACATCCCATTCTCCTTGGGTTTGGAGGAGCTGATTTGAGCCCAAAGTCAGCACAGTGTCATTGGTGTATGGTTCAATCTGTAGCTCATCAACTGTCATCAATGGGGAGAGATTGTTTAATGTTTGTGGTAATGATTCTGTGGGAATTGGTGTATTTAATATGTAgagatatttaaaaaatgacagagtttccagagaaacaggacatgtCACAGacatccttcatcagctgtgcaaagtGCTTTGGATGGTCTTTGTTAAAAGAGGTCAAACATCACTGTAGCACACCATCAATCTGTGCAATCTGAGTTTACAAAAATACCATAAGGACTCTTGGACAGTGAGAAAGAAGTCAGATGAAACTAAGTTCCAACTTTGTGGCATCACACCCAATAAGACTTGAGTCAGACATTTGATGCCAAAGGTACTTCAACTAACTGTTTTTCAGTTTCGataaatttgcaaaaacaagAAAGAGGGGACAGCTGATTTAAACGTAATAAGCTTAAAATCTCATATTACCCACACACATCATGTGGTGTTTTATATGTGCCTTTTAGATGTAGTTGATGTACTAATTTAATATTTTAGTTCACAATATGACACATTTAAAGTTCTATTGTTAATTACACATTTCAGTTAAAGGTCCACCCTCTAACCGGGGGATGAGAGTTTTGATGAGTTTCCTACTTACAGTCTAAAGTAGACTGGAGGGTTAAAGTGCAGATCTGGGTGTCAAAGGGAAATTGGTACAGATCCATTTTACAAGCAGCTGTTGTCGTGTAGAACTGTCCCACTGTTACTATGCCACTAGACTGTATCTTCAAAAATGGGGACTCCAGACTTAAAAACTCTATCCTGGTGCTAGAAAGACAGCAATGAAACTGCGGTGAAAAACACAGAACTTTTTGAAGATATTGAGGATCGTTGGCATAAAAACCTTATTCTTCTGGAGACACCGATAACACAGgtctgcaaaaaaatattttttaaaagttgTTTGAAATTTGATAACTGTTTATGTATTTCTCAGCGCTGATTTCGAAAATGCAATTTTTTTCTATCACGTCAGGTTTTCTCACAAAAAAGGGATTATTTTTGGGTAAAATAACAAAATTTGACCAATTTTTCAAACGTtatagaattttatttaatgtATAAATCATCTTCTAAACTATATTTCAAGAACACTTACATTTCTCTTTCAGCTTATAAGTCCTTATAATAACGTTTTTGCTTTCTGTCCAAGCTTCTTTTATTATAGCAGAAGCAATCTGGTGAGTTTATACATCCTCTGGTAGCCATTGTCTATAAAACAACTTGTACTTTAGGCTAAATAACAGTTCGTGGAGATCTTAAAAACCAAAATTCAAACTTACTAGAGTACTAAACTATTTATAAAAAATATCGAAAAAGCTAAAACTAGACAAGCAGTTTGTGAAATAACTGTACGTGATGGAATTTTTTCACTATTTTTCCTGAAATCAGCGTTGAAAATACTATAAAATTCACTTATTacatttgaaacattttttatgTTGCAGACCTGTGTAATAGTACAGGTATGTTTTGTATTTTTGATACTTACCTTTCAATTATGTTAATATCTGGAATCCAAAGCATTTGTTTGGAAATAGACATTAAAGTTATTCCACAGAAATCTTTAGGGTTCCATTTTGTAAACTCATTGTTCCAGCTCTGGAGGAgattatacacacaaacacaattaaAGGCAACAAATTAGCTTCTGAAATTAATGCTGTTGTGTTATATTCAAAGCAATTAGTGGATTATGTAAACATACCATTTCCATAAAGACCTGGAGAGAGAAGCTTTGGGCTTTTTCATTCTGGAGGTAACAGAAAAGGGCTTTGAGCAATTCAGTAGCCCTATTAATTACACAAAAACCTCTGGAAGTGACTGGAAAAACTATATTTACAATTGGTTGAGGAAATCAATTAATACTTAGTAGAATGGAATGAATCGTTTATTTTCCCATCTACATACTAGACATTTTAAAGAGTTTCCCACAAAACACAGCGAACTGTAAAACTCACTGAACCTATAAGTAAAATGACATCAGACCCATACCACTTCCACAACAGAGAGAATGTGGAGAGCTGCAAAAACAAGTGTAGAGGTTTGCCAATGATCTACAGGTCGCAGTGCGCTCATCTTGATGTGGTTCCTGTCCAGGCTAAGATACTCCTGAATGGCCTGGTAGCTACAGTTGGGCAACGCCTGCACTGCTCCTGTATTCAACGGGGGTAAAGCAATACGGAGGTGGTCCACATTCTTCAGGATGCCATTGAGATGTTTCTATACTTCcaattataataaaaaataaaccccAATATTCCAATGTATTGACCATTTCTCACTAGTCTTCACACACAGCATCTCCAaagacaaacgcacacaaagaaaaataatacattttccTCTTGTGTTAAAAATAGTTAACCAGTTTAAACAAAACACTTACCAAATAAGATGGTGAACAGCCAAACAAGGTACATATTACCATATCTTCTTACCTAACCATCTAATGTTGAAGATCTGGAACATTTGGTCCTTCATACATCTCAACGTTGGTTATGGTGGTATTTATACCTCGTGCAATATGCTCCACCTCTTCCTACTACAACAGGGCCTCTGCTCTCACCAGAAACCTAGTCCTGTCTGTTTGAAGAGCTGCTTCGTCTCATATTTTCTCAGGCAAGCCTTGTTCACTTTGTAGTTTTGTCGTCAACATAAACCAAAACCAAATATATACATGGACTGGTGATattacacaaacaaatacactATGCCAGGCCTGTACAAGTTCAAAGCAGGCTTATGGTTTAATTTCCTGATAGAATCATCAGTTGTCCAAAAGTCAATGACTGATAAGACATGAacactggtgtttgtgttggtatTATGTTTGAATGGCACTTAGATAATGGGTTTGGAGTTGTGTCACTACAAAGAAGATCCTTTCTTGTCGTTCACTTTTATGAAACTGAAAACAGCACCCTGAGAATTTATTTCTTTAGTAAGTATGAGCAGTCCAGTCTTTCACTCCTGGGCtgcgagtatgtgtgtgtgttcagagtgcaCACATGTCCCTCAGTACACATGTCCCTCAGTACACGTCAGTGGGCAGTTTGAAGTTCTTGAAGCAATAGAAGGAGATGTCCCCGTGGTCCACCACCGCAAACGTCACAGGCACATCTCCACTCTGATAGGACAGCTGCTTTATCGCACACAGGTCAGGCAGTGGACCATCAAAACTATGAAAGGCCAGAGTCAACACAGCAGAGTCGGTTCAAACTATATTTCAGACAAATCTAAACAATGGTTGGCATGTAATTAATATGAGCTACCCTAAACCCTAGAACAAAGGGTGCACGCTTAATAAATCATGCAGCTCTTAAACCAAACACCTACTCTCAACACCATTTATAATATATGGAACGCAGCAGTGGGGTTTGCGAGATAAATGCTCTATAGAGTTCGTGTTTACCTGCAAACACACAGGCGGGTGTAAGGCTTCCCGGGGTGACTCTTCTTAAACTCGGCCACTGTGTCTGGCTGGTAAACATTGAAACAGATCCTCCACTGGTCTGAGCACGGTAACCTAAGAGGGCAGAGGCTGAAGTGAGACACCAGATCCAATGATTTGAGACCAAACATGAGGCTACAGGTGTAGACCATACTGGCCCTATGGACTCTGATCTCATGCACAAAAACGTTTTGAGTGGATGGGATGATAATTACAAGAGCTAAATGTACCTGGAGGCTCCTTCCAGCAAATCAGAGGAGGCAATAATGCTGATCTGCTGAAGCACCTCACCTGGCACAAAGGGAAAAAGCACAACTTCACTATGGCCACAAATACACAAAATGTTTTTTGCCTTTTATGTCAACTACATTTGATCTGTTAAAATGCAATCAAGTGTTTATTTAACAGTAAACCCAACCTGCTGATTGTCCATTAGCATGAAATAGATCTGCATGTTTTGGCATGTGTAGTCACACATTCAATTAACTAAGCACATAGGCCTAGTTAAACACAGAACTTAGGCCACGTACTAATATGCCTCTACTGTTACTACCATTATGCATCAATGGAACTTccatttcattttcaaaatattGTTATCATACACAGCTTAGAACGTACGGTGTGAAGCACACTGCCCAGGATGAGTAAGGGGTGTGACCTTCTTCTCCCAAAGGTGGGCGGGTCTTTCTTTGCGCTGCagactcctcctcttctccatcAAGTCCAAATACTCTGCCCAGTTCCTGCAGCGTCGCACCTCGCGGTCGTCGTTAACGTCCCGCCGGTAGTGGTCTCGCTCCCTTTGCCTCTCCCAGTCACGACGTGACATCCGCTCCTTGTTCAGGTTCAGCTTCCTGAGCCAGGGGGCCACCTTGCACACGCCCACTTCCAGAGCCCCGGGGAGCAGGCTGGGGTCAGGGGCAGCCAGGCCGGCAGTGCTGGCCCGACACGAGCCCAAGTCTGGGAAAACGATGCAGCCGAAGTCCCAGCGCGGGGCTCCGGCCGTCTGGGTCGCAGACGCGTGAGCTCGGCTAGACGAGTCCGTCCACCAGCTCCGTGCTGAGTCTGGGTCAGACTCGCCGTCACACTCCATGGGCTTATCTCGGGCAGTGTGTTCAGATGTCTCCTGCTCTTGGGCTGTCTGGCCCAAGTGTGGCTCTGCGATTTTAACGTCGCCTTCGCACTGTCCAGCAACTGTTGTCTGCTCCACGGGTGAAGCACTTTGTGTTTCACATGGTCTACATGAGAGTTCAAGCACAACGTGTGAAGGAGGGATATGAAAACTGGAAGGTGGAGAAAGTACTAAAAAAACCATCCACTAGATATACAAGATCCTCCAATTAAGTGTATTTTTATTAGCGGTCTAGAAACACAGTGATCGGGGTGAGACACAGAGACCGGGGTGAGACACAGATATGGGGTGAGACACAGAGACCGGGGTGAGACACAGTGATGGGGTGAGACAGAGACCGGGGTGAGACACAGATATGGGGTGAGACACAGATATGGGGTGAGACACAGATATGGGGTGAGACACAGATATGGGGTGAGAcacagtgatgaggtgagaCACAGTGATGGGGTGAGACACAGTGATGGGGTGTGGGTACCTGGAGACAGGGCTCTGACTGCGCTTCCTCTTCTGCTGCTTGCTTTGTCTTTCATGAGGCAAATTCAGCTGTCGCTCATACAGGGACGCCACTCTACTACAAGGGAAAAAGTATTTTTCAGGAAACAAACTCTAactgcacacactcatacagggACGCCACTCTACTACAAGGGAAAAAGTATTTTTCAGGAAACAAACTCTAActgcacgcactcacacatgcaTGAACAGATAAAGACTGCATGATTACCTCGGGTCGAATCGGTTTACAACATACCCCAGCCTCTTCAAATGACCAAACACCTGTGGAACGGGACAGAGCCATGCTTGAATAGAACATATTTGGTGTCTGCACACATAAataaacatgaacacacaaatgactgtaaacgaacagcacGCTTTAAAAGAGAACTCAATTTACAAAGAATAACTGACAGAATAGCAGTAATAAGAAAACATCAGCAGCAGCAGACTCTGTGTGTTATCTTGAACATGTACATGATTTCACAATGGCCAGCGTCTTTTCAGTGTCCCTATTTAACTCCTATAAGCATCTGAATTGCTTCGTGTTCTTTCACAGATAATGAATCGGTGTATATGTAGTTTAGGTCTATGCATACTGACTTCAAAAACATGCATATTTTGCAGGATATTATAAAAAGGAGATTTCATTACCAACCTGGTACTGCTGGAGAGTAATCGTTTCAGGTGAAAGGAACCTTTCATAACTCTCCTGAA
The nucleotide sequence above comes from Brachyhypopomus gauderio isolate BG-103 unplaced genomic scaffold, BGAUD_0.2 sc63, whole genome shotgun sequence. Encoded proteins:
- the LOC143489526 gene encoding pyrroline-5-carboxylate reductase 1, mitochondrial-like — translated: MSVGFIGAGQLAHALVKGFAASGVIATHKIIASSPETNLPTATALRKMGVNVTTSNKETVSRSDVLFLAVKPHIIPFVLDEIGPDIEERHLIVSCAAGVTISSIEKKLLQYHTAPKVIRCMSNTPVMVREGATVYAAGTHTELEDTKLLEQLMRSVGYCMEVEEDLIDAVTGLSGSGPAYAFTAVDALADGGVKMGLPRRLAVRLGAQALLGAAKMLLDSEHHPGQLKDNVASPGGATIHALHVMESGGFRSLLINAVEASCIRTRELQHLADQEKISPAAIKKTTLKKVLQQPGVTGVTGVGVPTGISLFNSHNSKQKGNSGQD
- the LOC143489525 gene encoding 5-hydroxytryptamine receptor 3A-like, giving the protein MSALRPVDHWQTSTLVFAALHILSVVEVNEKAQSFSLQVFMEMSWNNEFTKWNPKDFCGITLMSISKQMLWIPDINIIESTRIEFLSLESPFLKIQSSGIVTVGQFYTTTAACKMDLYQFPFDTQICTLTLQSTLDFDELQIEPYTNDTVLTLGSNQLLQTQGEWDVLNISMSKTQLQASGKEWDQLTYMVTIKRRPLLYVIIFLLPVLFLLVLDVASYYIPKYEREKLSFKLTLLLATTVFLVIIRDTLPSTSAKIPLIGVYCSVIFTFMIVGLLKTILVIFLKSRDTRTIPNKPDETMTHAAHPSVEHSEASPHSAADSSEVLNTFQHLKHISEELRKTRLHLSSADIQEQQQPQPWTKLADLIEKAFFCIYVNAVLLFLQQISQAWFSQE
- the tsen54 gene encoding tRNA-splicing endonuclease subunit Sen54, which produces MNMAEHDTLPEELLRDELLSPSELFQARSRSHKIPVKGQKEFLPDGSDQQRARLHKSLDEHWRLVAEERVERLGNLVSAEWIPEEKLVKLLSPAGKFWQTMGFSDQGKQYLLPEEALYLMECGSVQVHYKDLPLSIQESYERFLSPETITLQQYQVFGHLKRLGYVVNRFDPSRVASLYERQLNLPHERQSKQQKRKRSQSPVSRPCETQSASPVEQTTVAGQCEGDVKIAEPHLGQTAQEQETSEHTARDKPMECDGESDPDSARSWWTDSSSRAHASATQTAGAPRWDFGCIVFPDLGSCRASTAGLAAPDPSLLPGALEVGVCKVAPWLRKLNLNKERMSRRDWERQRERDHYRRDVNDDREVRRCRNWAEYLDLMEKRRSLQRKERPAHLWEKKVTPLTHPGQCASHREVLQQISIIASSDLLEGASRLPCSDQWRICFNVYQPDTVAEFKKSHPGKPYTRLCVCSFDGPLPDLCAIKQLSYQSGDVPVTFAVVDHGDISFYCFKNFKLPTDVY